The genomic window aCGCCTCCCCAccggcggccactccggccccggcgtccTCGTCGCTTGCCTGCGCCCTTGCGggccccttctcctccttccctccccCCCTGACCCCCTCTCTCCACCAGTTGGCGTCAATGGCTTCCGGGTCGCGCAGCCCTCCCTCGGTCTCGTCGACCTTCTCGCGCGACAGGCCGGTGGTGTCCAGTCTCGGCCTATCTGGCTCGCCGGGGTCGGCGGGCTCCTCGTCGGCGGGCGCTGCGGTGGTCGGTCCTACGGTCCAGGCGGCCCCCGCGCCTGATGCGGGATGGCGCAAGACAGGGCCTTCCCGCAAGGCCATGTGGCGCCGCCGTCGTGCGCTGCGGCGCCAGTAGGGTGCTGGCGCGCAGGATGGTCGGAGCTCTCCTACCTCGTCGGAGCATCGTCAGATCCCGCAGGATCTTTGGGGTCTCTGTTTCAGGTGTTTCAAAGATGGTCACCGGCGGCAGGACTGCACGAACGACCCCATGTGCATCCGATGCGGGCTACCTGGACATGTTTCCTCCCAGTGCAAGAGGTCGCGCAGTCCCGTCTCGGCGGATGAGCTCTGTCGCGCGGTGATCTCCAAGGTTGCCAGGACCGGGCCGGTGCCGGCGTCGCTGCACAATGTGGGGGGGTTGCTGACGGAGCCTAGGCAGGACGCACCGCGTGTGCTGCCTTTGCCAGTTCCGCCCAGCTTCCCTCCCATGGTGCCCGCCTACACTACCTCGgccccggcggcggcggaggtctgCATCTTGGCGCGCTCTGAGGGGATGGATGACCTTGAGCGCCGGCCGCAGCTGGCCATGGTGGCTTATGTCGGGGGATCACGGCCGTCGGTTTCATGTGTGGATGCAGCTATAGCAATCTCTGAAGAGCTCAACATCCCGCGCCATTGCTTCTCGGTGCACAAATATCACCCGGAGGATTTCCTCATCGTGTTTGCTTCGCGTGAACTCCGGAATAGAGCATTGGCCAGTccatcggtggagcaccagggtTTCAAGCTCTTCATCAAGCCGTGGTTGAGGCAGGCTCAGGCAAAATCCAGATTGATGCGTGTTTAGGTTGATCTGATGATCGAGGGTGTGCCGTCCCATGCTTGGGCCAGATCCACAGCGGCGGAGCTACTGGGGAGTTCATGTCTGATTGATAGCCTGGCACCGGAGACAGAAAGCAGGGAAGACCTCTCTCTATTCAAGCTTCGTGCCTGGTGCGTAGACCCGGACGAGATCCCGGCTTGCCGGAGATTGTGGGTGCCGGAGCCGCCTGCACTTGGAGAGAACCCGGCGGAGCGCCGCCCGTCGTTTCGTCAGCTGTTGGAATATCCGATCTTGGTTCACATTGGCAGGTTGCGGGATTTCTCTCCTCCAGAGCTCTGGTGTCGCTCGCCTAGCTCAGACGGCAACAGTGGCCAGAGCGGCTTGCCAGGCTGTTCGGCGGCTTCTTAGGGCGGCGAGTGGATGGTGCAGAGCTGGACGCGCGGCGACTGCGACAACCGTGGGTTTGGCCGGAATTATGCTGGTCCGATGGGAGGCGCCGGCGCTGGCAGGTCCTATCGCCAGGTCCTGGAAGGACGTGTGGGGCCCTCTAACTGGTGCATCCCACCAATGTGCAGGAGTGGCCCGGCTGGGGATGCGGTCATGAGTGGGGTCCAGGTGGACTGTAGTGGAGCGGATTTCGAATTCGCCTCCGGTGATTGGTCTCGCGTCAGTTGGACGGTTGGGAGCGCCAACTCGGTCCGCTGTCGCGGAGATCGAGACCATGGTCCCAGATAAGGTGGTTGGTGAGAATACAGGTCCTGGATCCCGAGGTGGACCGACAAGCTGGCCTCTCGAAGGATCAGGCTGTGCAGAATCCCGAGGCTATCCGGCCGACGACGGCTGTGGTTGTCGAGAGCCAGGCCCCAGAGTTGGTGGTGGCTATTGTTCCGGTCGTGGGGCAGGGCCCAGAGTTGGTGGTGGATTGCGCCTCGGATCCGCTACGGCTCATTGAGCCAGCGCGATCGTCTCCAATCCGGGCTGTGGCACCTACGATGGTGCAGTTGATCCCACCGCCCACGGTCGGTCCGCTGTCACGATCTGCTGGCTGGACCCAGTTGCGGAGATGTTGGCCACTCACGAGGCTAGGGAATCAATGGAGGCACCAATGCCCATCTTGGAATCTGATCTGGTGGGGCCCGTGTCTGAGGCTGGAAAGGGTGGAGATGTGACTACGTTGCATGCCCATGCACGCACAGTGCCCACGTCCACGGTGGGAGATATTGGAGAGGGGAGCCTCAATCTGGCACAAACAACTATCTCTACCAACCTCTCCTCCAAAGAGCTAGCAGCCCTCACTAACATCAAGTCTTTCTGCTCTGGGCTACTCAAGAAACTAGCACCGCCTCTATTGCGAGAAATCGAAGTTGCTGCAAGCCTTGGGCATTTCCCCGGACGAGTTAGCGATCTCGGAGGAATCGCTTGACCAACTGCTAGGCCTTTTCAACTCACCGCTGCAAGAACGACATCTGCGCACCATTGCGGCAATCTTCGGGAAGTCGTTGTCGTTGGACTTTGGGAAGGAGGGCACTTCGGAGGCCATCGCCATGGCCTAGGTTGTGCGGATTTGGGAGTGCTCGTTACACCCAATGTCGCGCGTCAAGTTGGAGTTGATCAGATGGAATGTTCGAGGTTTGAACAGTCCGACTAAGCGGAAGGCGTTGAGAGAGTTTGTAGATTCCAGTAGGCCGACAATTCTTTGTATCCAGGAGTCTAAACTCGAGTTTGTATACCAGTTTATTATTTTGCAATGTTGTGGCCCATCCTATGATGGGTTTGCGTACTTGCCGTCTGTTGGGACTCGAGGTGGCATCATACTGGCATGGGACTCATCAGTTATTGGCATATCTAACTGTGTGCGGGATAGCAACTCTGTCACGGCTTACGTTGCACCTATGGATGGAGCGCCCTGGTGGCTCTCAGTCGTCTACGGGCCTCAGGATGATGGCGAGAAGATTCAATTCTTGGAGGAGCTTACGGCCAGAAGATTGCTCTGTCCGGGTCCTTGGCTAGTAATTGGTGATTTCAACTTAATACTACAGGCCTCTGACAAGAGTAACTCTCTCCTAGATAGGCGTATGATGAGCAGATTCAGAAGATTTGTCGATGATAATGGTCTGAAGGAGCTCTTTCTCCACGGCCGGCTTTTTACTTGGTGCAACGAGAGAGAGGTGCCCACC from Triticum aestivum cultivar Chinese Spring chromosome 3B, IWGSC CS RefSeq v2.1, whole genome shotgun sequence includes these protein-coding regions:
- the LOC123065440 gene encoding uncharacterized protein, with amino-acid sequence MCIRCGLPGHVSSQCKRSRSPVSADELCRAVISKVARTGPVPASLHNVGGLLTEPRQDAPRVLPLPVPPSFPPMVPAYTTSAPAAAEVCILARSEGMDDLERRPQLAMVAYVGGSRPSVSCVDAAIAISEELNIPRHCFSVHKYHPEDFLIVFASRELRNRALASPSVEHQGFKLFIKPWLRQAQAKSRLMRV